Proteins from a genomic interval of Streptomyces fodineus:
- a CDS encoding alpha-galactosidase D: MRSSPYRALRGALPGFPCRTVRATLVLAVTAGLATAVPAAATEATASDSASPALTSAAATAEAGPGPAARPYMGWSSWSMQSSQYPGLNPDGNYSYLTEANVLKQTDALAAKLKKYGYDHVNIDAGWWMDKNWTSGFDPYGRQTPDRIRFPDGMKSVADHIHAKGLKAGIYLPVGLEKGAYGDGKVPVWNAPGCTTADIVYPDLRTTNGWDSAYKLDFGKPCAQRYVDSQARMLADWGYDFLKLDGVGPGSSKSGDNHDNVVDVAAWHQAIAATGRPIHLELSWSLDIGHAADWKKYSSGWRIDTDVECYCNTLVTWENSVDDRWNDAPAWSGKAGPGGWNDLDAIDVGNGAMDGLTNAERQSYVTLWAISKSPLFTGDDLTRLDHYGLSLLTNREVIAVDQNDSPVARPVTPMGDQQVWGAKNPNGTYTVALFNLGGSSASVTADWASFGFTGAASVRDLWNHQDLGTHRNRITAALPAHGSRLFTLKPGGTPLPTTRYEAESANNTLTGNASAASCDSCSGGKKVGNLYLDSKLQFNDITVKKDGVYTVNVAYVSGDPRSVTVYSNSGNGTSLRFPSTGDWGTVDTVSVQVALKAGTNTITFDSGWDYSPDIDRIDVPRSP; this comes from the coding sequence ATGCGGTCATCCCCGTACAGAGCCCTGCGCGGAGCCCTCCCCGGCTTCCCGTGCCGCACCGTCCGGGCGACGCTGGTCCTGGCCGTCACGGCCGGACTCGCCACGGCGGTGCCGGCCGCGGCCACCGAGGCCACCGCCTCCGACTCCGCGAGCCCGGCCCTCACTTCGGCCGCGGCCACGGCGGAAGCCGGCCCCGGTCCGGCGGCCAGGCCGTACATGGGCTGGTCCAGCTGGAGTATGCAGTCCTCCCAGTACCCCGGCCTGAACCCGGACGGCAATTACAGCTACCTCACCGAGGCGAACGTCCTGAAGCAGACGGACGCCCTCGCGGCCAAGCTGAAGAAGTACGGCTACGACCACGTCAACATCGACGCCGGCTGGTGGATGGACAAGAACTGGACGTCCGGGTTCGACCCGTACGGCCGGCAGACGCCCGACCGCATCAGGTTTCCCGACGGCATGAAGTCGGTCGCCGACCACATCCACGCCAAGGGGCTCAAGGCGGGCATCTATCTGCCCGTCGGTCTGGAGAAGGGGGCGTACGGCGACGGCAAGGTGCCCGTATGGAACGCCCCCGGCTGTACGACGGCGGACATCGTCTATCCGGACCTGCGCACCACCAACGGCTGGGACAGCGCCTACAAGCTGGACTTCGGCAAGCCCTGCGCGCAGCGGTACGTCGACTCGCAGGCACGGATGCTCGCGGACTGGGGCTACGACTTCCTGAAGCTGGACGGGGTGGGTCCGGGCTCGTCCAAGTCCGGTGACAACCACGACAACGTCGTGGACGTCGCCGCCTGGCACCAGGCCATCGCCGCCACCGGCCGCCCGATCCACCTCGAGCTGTCCTGGTCGCTCGACATCGGCCATGCCGCGGACTGGAAGAAGTACTCCAGCGGCTGGCGCATCGACACCGACGTGGAGTGCTACTGCAACACGCTGGTCACCTGGGAGAACTCGGTCGACGACCGGTGGAACGACGCCCCCGCATGGAGTGGCAAGGCGGGTCCGGGCGGCTGGAACGACCTCGACGCGATCGACGTGGGCAACGGGGCGATGGACGGGCTCACCAACGCCGAGAGGCAGAGCTACGTGACCCTGTGGGCCATCAGCAAATCGCCCCTGTTCACCGGCGACGACCTCACCCGACTGGACCACTACGGCCTCTCGCTGCTGACCAACCGGGAAGTCATCGCCGTCGACCAGAACGACTCGCCCGTCGCACGTCCCGTCACCCCGATGGGCGACCAGCAGGTCTGGGGTGCCAAGAACCCCAACGGCACTTATACCGTCGCCCTGTTCAACCTCGGCGGCTCCTCGGCCTCCGTCACCGCCGACTGGGCGTCCTTCGGCTTCACCGGCGCCGCCTCCGTGCGCGACCTGTGGAACCACCAGGACCTCGGGACGCACAGGAACAGGATCACCGCGGCACTGCCCGCCCATGGCTCCCGGCTGTTCACCCTCAAGCCCGGCGGCACCCCGCTGCCGACCACCCGCTACGAGGCCGAGTCCGCGAACAACACCCTGACCGGCAACGCCTCCGCCGCCTCGTGCGACTCCTGCTCCGGCGGCAAGAAGGTCGGCAACCTCTATCTCGACAGCAAGCTGCAGTTCAACGACATCACGGTGAAGAAGGACGGTGTCTACACCGTCAACGTCGCCTATGTCAGCGGTGACCCCCGCTCGGTGACCGTCTACTCCAACAGCGGCAACGGCACCAGCCTGAGGTTCCCCTCCACGGGCGACTGGGGCACGGTCGACACCGTCAGCGTCCAGGTGGCACTGAAGGCGGGTACCAACACCATCACCTTCGACAGCGGCTGGGACTACTCCCCCGACATCGACAGGATCGACGTACCCAGGTCCCCCTGA
- a CDS encoding ROK family transcriptional regulator, which produces MRSTPSREAAPAMPPAASLVFTTLLSHGPLTRAEVGRRTKLSPAAVTKAVRPLMELGYLVEGVDEEARPAVGRPANLVWVDGGRALFIGIKVTGDEIIAVLADLCCRIRMSRHVPLRGREPEAVLPAITALVQELLTEADGFGVPVRGLGIAISGDVDRADGVVRYSPFLEWRDVPLAEMTGTATGLPVTVDNDVRALTVAEHWFGAGVGLSDFALVTVGAGIGCGLVVHGRVVSGAHGVAGEVGHLSLDPLGPLCHCGNRGCVEAIAADPAILRAVRAVTGGQVADTAEALALAHGADAVVRGIYTRAGEAIGKAIGFLVNILGPQRVIISGEGLAAYDLVAEGIREAFAASAFGTAARCDVVTRPLPFEEWARGAAATAIQSFTGSGRSEESR; this is translated from the coding sequence ATGCGCTCGACCCCCTCCCGCGAGGCGGCCCCGGCGATGCCGCCGGCCGCTTCCCTGGTCTTCACGACGCTGCTCTCCCACGGTCCGCTCACCCGGGCCGAGGTGGGGCGGCGGACCAAGCTCTCTCCGGCCGCCGTCACCAAGGCGGTTCGTCCGCTGATGGAGCTCGGCTATCTGGTCGAGGGTGTGGACGAAGAGGCGCGGCCCGCCGTGGGACGCCCGGCCAACCTGGTGTGGGTGGACGGAGGCAGGGCACTGTTCATCGGGATCAAGGTGACCGGCGACGAGATCATCGCCGTACTGGCCGATCTGTGTTGCCGTATCCGCATGTCCCGGCACGTCCCGCTCCGCGGACGCGAGCCGGAGGCGGTGCTCCCCGCCATCACCGCGCTGGTACAGGAGTTGCTCACGGAGGCGGACGGATTCGGTGTGCCGGTGCGAGGGCTGGGCATCGCGATCTCGGGGGATGTGGACCGCGCGGACGGTGTGGTCCGCTACTCGCCCTTCCTGGAGTGGCGGGACGTACCGCTCGCCGAGATGACCGGGACCGCGACCGGGCTGCCGGTCACGGTCGACAACGACGTGCGGGCGCTCACGGTGGCCGAGCACTGGTTCGGGGCCGGAGTCGGCCTCTCGGACTTCGCGCTGGTGACGGTGGGCGCCGGCATCGGCTGCGGCCTCGTCGTACACGGGAGGGTGGTGTCGGGCGCGCACGGAGTCGCCGGCGAGGTCGGACATCTGTCACTCGACCCGCTCGGCCCCCTGTGCCACTGCGGCAACCGGGGATGTGTGGAGGCGATCGCGGCGGACCCCGCCATACTCCGCGCAGTACGCGCGGTCACGGGCGGGCAAGTGGCCGACACGGCCGAGGCGTTGGCCCTGGCCCACGGCGCAGACGCCGTCGTCCGAGGGATCTACACACGAGCGGGCGAAGCCATCGGCAAGGCCATCGGTTTCCTGGTGAACATCCTCGGTCCCCAGCGGGTGATCATCTCCGGGGAGGGCCTGGCCGCCTACGACCTGGTCGCCGAGGGCATCCGGGAGGCGTTCGCCGCGTCCGCCTTCGGTACGGCAGCGCGGTGCGACGTGGTCACCCGCCCCCTGCCCTTCGAGGAGTGGGCGCGCGGGGCCGCGGCCACCGCCATCCAGTCCTTCACGGGATCGGGCAGGTCGGAGGAGTCGCGATGA